A portion of the Mycobacterium paraseoulense genome contains these proteins:
- a CDS encoding acyl-CoA dehydrogenase has translation MVATVTDEQFAARALVRDWARNATSGPGGTTAIREVERGDADAWRPVFGRLAELGIFGVAIPEDHGGAGGSVEDLCAMVEEAAKALVPGPVATTALATLVVTDPDLLAQLAAGERFAGLALEGAAQYDGETSRASGVLPVVLGAAEGGVLLLPADGKWLLVDTASREVHIEPLEATDFSRPLARVVLASAPATVVAESGQRVEELAATVLAAEAAGVTRWSLDTAVDYAKVREQFGKPIGSFQAVKHLCAEMLCRAEQAEVAAADAARAAAESDPDQFAIAAALAASIGIAAAKASVKDCIQVLGGIGCTWEHDAHLYLRRAHAIGRFLGGAERWLRRVTELTQAGVRRRLGIDLTDVEGQRAEIAAAVAEIAALPEAKRQAALAEAGLQAPHWPAPYGRAASPAEQLLIDQEMAAAGVVRPDLVIGWWAAPTILEHGTPEQIERFVPGTLRGEFLWCQLFSEPGAGSDLASLRTKAVRGEGGWLLTGQKVWTSAAHKARWGVCLARTDPDAPKHKGITYFLVDMKAPGTEIRPLREITGDSLFNEVFLDNVFVPDELVVGAVNDGWRLARTTLANERIAMATGTALGNPMEELLKVLAELDLDAAQQDRLGRLIVIAQTGALLDQRIAQLAVGGQDPGAQSSVRKLIGVRYRQALAEYMMDVSEGGGLVRNHAVYDFLNTRCLTIAGGTEQILLTVAAERLLGLPR, from the coding sequence GTGGTAGCGACCGTCACAGACGAACAGTTCGCCGCGCGCGCCCTGGTGCGCGACTGGGCGCGCAACGCGACATCGGGGCCCGGCGGGACGACGGCGATCCGCGAGGTCGAGCGGGGCGACGCGGACGCGTGGCGCCCGGTGTTCGGCCGCCTGGCCGAGCTGGGCATCTTCGGCGTCGCAATCCCGGAGGACCACGGCGGGGCCGGCGGCAGCGTCGAGGACCTGTGCGCGATGGTCGAGGAAGCCGCCAAGGCGCTGGTTCCCGGGCCGGTCGCGACCACGGCGCTGGCGACGCTCGTCGTCACCGATCCCGACCTGCTGGCGCAACTGGCCGCCGGCGAACGGTTCGCGGGGCTGGCGCTGGAGGGTGCCGCCCAATACGACGGCGAAACCTCGCGCGCGTCGGGTGTCCTGCCCGTGGTGCTGGGCGCCGCCGAGGGCGGCGTCCTGCTGCTGCCCGCCGACGGGAAGTGGCTGCTCGTCGACACCGCCTCGCGGGAAGTGCACATCGAGCCGCTGGAGGCCACCGACTTCTCCCGGCCACTGGCCAGGGTGGTCCTCGCATCCGCTCCAGCCACCGTCGTGGCGGAATCCGGTCAACGCGTCGAGGAACTGGCGGCGACCGTGCTGGCGGCCGAGGCGGCCGGCGTGACCCGGTGGTCACTGGACACCGCCGTCGACTACGCCAAGGTCCGCGAGCAGTTCGGCAAGCCGATCGGCAGCTTTCAGGCCGTCAAGCACCTGTGCGCGGAGATGCTGTGTCGCGCCGAGCAGGCCGAGGTGGCCGCCGCCGACGCCGCACGCGCCGCGGCCGAGTCCGACCCGGACCAGTTCGCCATCGCGGCCGCCCTCGCTGCGAGCATCGGCATCGCGGCCGCCAAGGCCAGCGTCAAGGACTGCATCCAGGTCCTCGGCGGGATCGGGTGCACCTGGGAGCACGACGCGCACCTGTACCTGCGCCGGGCGCACGCCATCGGCCGCTTCCTCGGCGGCGCCGAGCGCTGGTTGCGCCGCGTCACCGAACTGACCCAGGCCGGTGTGCGACGACGCCTCGGTATCGACCTCACCGACGTCGAGGGCCAGCGCGCGGAAATCGCCGCGGCCGTCGCCGAGATCGCCGCGCTGCCCGAAGCGAAGCGCCAGGCGGCGCTCGCCGAGGCCGGGCTGCAGGCGCCGCACTGGCCCGCGCCATACGGGCGTGCCGCGTCACCGGCCGAACAGCTGCTCATCGATCAGGAGATGGCGGCGGCCGGCGTGGTCCGCCCGGACCTGGTGATCGGCTGGTGGGCGGCGCCGACCATCCTCGAGCACGGCACGCCGGAGCAGATCGAGCGCTTCGTGCCGGGCACCCTGCGTGGCGAATTCCTCTGGTGTCAGCTGTTTTCCGAACCGGGAGCCGGCTCCGACCTGGCGTCGCTGCGCACCAAGGCCGTGCGCGGCGAGGGCGGCTGGCTGCTCACCGGCCAGAAGGTGTGGACGTCGGCGGCGCACAAGGCGCGGTGGGGTGTCTGCCTGGCGCGTACCGATCCCGACGCACCCAAGCACAAGGGCATCACCTACTTCCTGGTGGACATGAAGGCGCCGGGCACCGAGATCCGCCCGCTTCGCGAGATCACCGGCGACTCGCTGTTCAACGAGGTCTTCCTGGACAACGTGTTCGTCCCCGACGAGCTGGTGGTCGGCGCGGTGAACGACGGCTGGCGGCTGGCCCGGACCACGCTGGCCAACGAGCGCATCGCGATGGCCACCGGCACCGCGCTGGGCAACCCGATGGAGGAGTTGCTCAAGGTGCTGGCGGAGCTCGACCTCGATGCCGCGCAGCAGGATCGGCTCGGCCGGTTGATCGTCATCGCCCAGACCGGCGCCCTGCTGGACCAGCGCATCGCCCAACTCGCCGTGGGCGGGCAGGACCCCGGTGCGCAGTCCAGCGTGCGCAAGCTCATCGGGGTGCGGTACCGGCAGGCGCTGGCCGAATACATGATGGACGTCTCCGAGGGCGGCGGCCTGGTCCGCAACCACGCGGTCTATGACTTCCTGAACACCCGCTGCCTCACCATCGCCGGCGGCACCGAGCAGATCCTGCTCACCGTGGCCGCCGAGCGGCTCCTCGGCCTGCCGCGCTAG
- the kstR gene encoding cholesterol catabolism transcriptional regulator KstR encodes MAVLAESELGSEAQRERRKRILDATMAIASKGGYEAVQMRAVADRADVAVGTLYRYFPSKVHLLVSALGREFSRIDAKTDRSSVAGGTPFQRLNFMVGKLNRAMQRNPLLTEAMTRAYVFADASAASEVDQVEKLIDSMFARAMADGEPTEDQYHIARVISDVWLSNLLAWLTRRASATDVSKRLDLAVRLLIGDTEGK; translated from the coding sequence GTGGCCGTATTGGCCGAGTCCGAACTCGGCTCTGAGGCACAGCGGGAACGACGCAAGCGCATCCTGGACGCCACCATGGCCATCGCCTCCAAGGGCGGCTATGAGGCGGTCCAGATGCGCGCCGTCGCGGACCGCGCCGACGTGGCGGTGGGCACGCTGTACCGGTATTTCCCGTCGAAGGTGCACCTGCTGGTCTCGGCGCTGGGCCGCGAATTCAGCCGCATCGACGCCAAGACCGACCGCTCGTCGGTCGCCGGGGGCACGCCGTTTCAGCGGCTGAACTTCATGGTCGGCAAGCTCAACCGGGCGATGCAGCGCAATCCCCTGCTCACCGAGGCGATGACGCGTGCCTACGTCTTCGCCGACGCGTCGGCGGCCAGCGAGGTCGACCAGGTGGAGAAGCTCATCGATTCGATGTTCGCCCGGGCCATGGCCGACGGCGAACCGACCGAGGATCAGTACCACATCGCCCGGGTGATCTCCGACGTCTGGTTGTCCAACCTGCTCGCCTGGCTCACCCGGCGCGCCTCGGCGACCGACGTCAGCAAGCGACTGGACCTGGCCGTGCGGCTGCTGATCGGCGACACCGAAGGCAAGTAG
- a CDS encoding LacI family DNA-binding transcriptional regulator: MSPASRRRATLASLADELKVSRTTISNAFNRPDQLSADLRERVLATAKRLGYPGPDPVARSLRTRKAGAVGLVMAEPLTYFFSDPAARDFVAGVAQSCEELGQGLLLVAVGPGRSVEDGMGAVLGAGVDGFVVYSVCEEDPYLQVVLQRRLPVVVVDQPKGLSGVSRVGIDDRAAMRELADYVLGLGHRDIGLLTMRLGRDRRQGLVDAARLRSPAFDVQRERIIGVWEAMTAAGVDRDALTVVESYEHLPESGGTAAKAALEANPRITALMCTADILALSAMDYLRAHGIYVPGQMTVTGFDGVPDALGRGLTTVSQPSLQKGRRAGELLLSPPRSGLPVVEVLGTELIRGRTAGPPA; the protein is encoded by the coding sequence GTGAGTCCCGCATCGCGCCGGCGTGCGACTCTGGCATCGCTGGCCGACGAACTGAAGGTTTCGCGCACCACGATCTCCAACGCCTTCAACCGGCCGGACCAGCTCTCCGCCGACCTGCGCGAGCGCGTGCTTGCGACGGCCAAGCGGCTGGGCTACCCGGGCCCCGACCCGGTGGCGCGGTCCCTGCGCACCCGCAAGGCGGGTGCGGTCGGGCTGGTGATGGCCGAACCGCTGACCTACTTCTTCAGCGACCCCGCGGCCCGCGACTTCGTCGCGGGCGTCGCCCAGTCGTGCGAGGAGCTGGGGCAGGGACTGCTCCTGGTGGCGGTCGGGCCCGGCCGAAGCGTCGAGGACGGAATGGGCGCCGTGCTCGGTGCCGGCGTGGACGGCTTCGTGGTGTATTCGGTCTGCGAGGAGGACCCCTACCTGCAGGTCGTCCTGCAGCGCCGATTGCCGGTCGTGGTCGTCGACCAGCCGAAGGGGCTCTCCGGCGTGTCCCGGGTCGGCATCGACGACCGGGCCGCGATGCGTGAGCTGGCGGACTACGTACTGGGGCTCGGGCATCGCGACATCGGGCTCCTGACCATGCGGCTGGGCCGGGACCGCAGGCAAGGGCTGGTGGACGCCGCCCGGTTGCGGTCGCCGGCCTTCGACGTCCAGCGCGAACGCATCATCGGGGTGTGGGAGGCGATGACCGCCGCCGGCGTCGACCGCGACGCGCTGACCGTGGTGGAGAGCTACGAGCACCTGCCGGAGTCCGGGGGGACCGCCGCCAAGGCGGCGCTGGAGGCCAATCCGCGGATCACCGCGCTGATGTGCACGGCGGACATATTGGCCCTATCCGCCATGGATTACCTTCGCGCGCATGGCATTTACGTTCCCGGGCAGATGACCGTCACCGGTTTCGACGGCGTGCCCGACGCGCTCGGCCGGGGGTTGACCACGGTGTCGCAGCCGAGCCTGCAGAAGGGCCGCCGGGCGGGTGAGCTGTTGTTGAGTCCGCCGCGGTCGGGCCTGCCGGTGGTCGAGGTGTTGGGCACCGAGCTGATCCGGGGCCGCACCGCCGGCCCGCCCGCCTAG
- a CDS encoding metal ABC transporter solute-binding protein, Zn/Mn family encodes MALKRGRNAVRAALRWLPAGLVVLAGGAVSGCAGPAHPHAAAVVASTGVWGSVARAVTGGHIGVTSILTGSDIDPHSYQASPSDAAAITDATLVVYNGGGYDPWVEQVLAGHPGVQAVGAYSFLPRTTAGGQPANEHVFYDLDVAKAVALAIADRVAALDPAHAADYRANAAGFCRGADEVAITEHAIATAYPGTAVIATEPVGYYLLAASGLVNRTPPAFTAANENETDPAPADMAFVLDLIDHRQVSALLVNPQTSTVAINGLRNAARRSGVPVTEVSEALPDGTDYLTWQRNTVNRLLAALQSGRAVQP; translated from the coding sequence ATGGCGCTCAAGCGGGGACGAAACGCGGTGCGCGCGGCGCTGCGCTGGCTGCCCGCCGGGCTGGTGGTGCTCGCCGGCGGCGCGGTCAGCGGTTGCGCCGGCCCGGCGCATCCGCACGCGGCCGCCGTCGTGGCCTCCACCGGCGTGTGGGGCAGCGTGGCGCGCGCCGTCACCGGCGGTCACATCGGGGTGACGTCGATCCTGACCGGGAGCGACATCGACCCGCACTCCTACCAAGCCAGCCCCTCGGACGCCGCCGCCATCACCGACGCCACCCTGGTCGTGTACAACGGCGGCGGCTACGACCCGTGGGTCGAACAGGTGCTGGCCGGGCATCCCGGAGTCCAAGCGGTCGGCGCCTACTCGTTCCTGCCAAGGACCACCGCGGGCGGGCAGCCCGCCAACGAGCACGTCTTCTACGACCTCGACGTCGCCAAAGCGGTCGCCCTCGCCATCGCCGACCGGGTGGCCGCCCTCGACCCGGCCCACGCCGCCGACTACCGGGCCAACGCCGCCGGGTTCTGCCGCGGCGCCGACGAGGTCGCCATCACCGAGCACGCCATCGCCACCGCCTACCCCGGCACCGCGGTCATCGCGACCGAACCGGTCGGCTACTACCTGCTGGCGGCGTCCGGTCTGGTCAACCGCACGCCGCCCGCCTTCACCGCGGCCAACGAGAACGAGACGGATCCCGCACCGGCCGACATGGCGTTCGTCCTCGACCTGATCGACCACCGTCAGGTGTCGGCGCTGCTGGTCAATCCGCAGACGTCCACCGTCGCGATCAACGGGTTGCGAAACGCCGCGCGGCGCTCGGGCGTGCCGGTGACCGAGGTGAGCGAAGCCCTGCCCGACGGAACCGATTACCTGACCTGGCAACGCAACACGGTCAACCGACTGCTGGCCGCGCTGCAGTCGGGCCGGGCCGTACAGCCGTGA
- a CDS encoding metal ABC transporter ATP-binding protein: MSLDAAPAVDPYPDTVSLRGARLAFGDRVLWDHLDLSVSRGEFIAVLGPNGSGKTSLLKVLLGQLSLSGGVALIDGKPMNSGSGRVGYVPQHRPMDRDVMLRGRDLVRLGVDGHRWGAMPLKSAGRARRRAAVAGALRQVNAEHLADVRVGVMSGGELQRMRIAQALVSDPMLLLCDEPLLALDPANAKLVSALIDRRRRDAATTVIVVTHDVNAILPYVDRLVYLVDGRFRIGTVEEVMTTETLSLLYRADIQVVKVNDRYVVVGDTNDGAHP, translated from the coding sequence GTGAGCCTGGATGCGGCCCCGGCCGTCGACCCCTACCCGGACACCGTCTCGCTGCGCGGTGCCCGGCTGGCGTTCGGTGACCGCGTGCTGTGGGACCACCTCGACCTGTCGGTGTCCCGCGGCGAGTTCATCGCGGTCCTGGGCCCCAACGGCAGCGGCAAGACGTCGCTGCTCAAGGTGCTGCTCGGGCAGCTGTCGCTGTCCGGCGGTGTCGCCCTGATAGACGGCAAGCCGATGAACTCGGGCAGCGGCCGCGTCGGCTACGTGCCGCAACACCGGCCGATGGACCGCGACGTGATGCTTCGGGGACGCGACCTGGTCCGGCTGGGCGTCGACGGACACCGCTGGGGCGCCATGCCACTGAAGTCCGCCGGCCGGGCCCGCCGCCGTGCGGCCGTGGCCGGCGCGCTGCGCCAGGTCAACGCCGAACACCTGGCGGACGTGCGCGTGGGTGTGATGTCGGGCGGCGAGCTGCAGCGGATGCGCATCGCGCAGGCTCTGGTCAGTGATCCGATGCTGCTGCTGTGCGACGAGCCGCTGCTGGCACTGGACCCGGCGAACGCGAAGCTGGTGTCGGCGCTCATCGACCGCCGCCGCCGGGACGCCGCGACCACCGTCATCGTCGTCACCCACGACGTCAACGCGATCCTGCCGTACGTGGACCGGCTGGTGTATCTGGTCGACGGACGGTTCCGGATCGGCACCGTCGAAGAGGTGATGACGACGGAGACACTCTCCCTGCTGTACCGGGCCGACATCCAGGTGGTGAAGGTCAATGACCGCTACGTGGTGGTGGGCGACACCAACGACGGTGCCCACCCGTGA
- a CDS encoding metal ABC transporter permease codes for MNHRLTDVLAHLLDFDITAHLLGHDFVRQALLAAVLLGLVAGLIGPFIVMRQMSFAVHGSSELSLTGAAFALLVGVEVGVGALIGSALAAALFGVLGRRARERDSVIGVVLAFGLGLAVLFIYLYPGRTATSFALLTGQIVGVGYTGLTMLALVCLVVIAVLATCYRPLLFATVDPDVAAARGVPVRALGIVFAALVGVVAAQAVQIVGALLVMSLLITPAAAAARVVASPAAAMVASVLFAEVSAVGGIVLSLAPGVPVSVFVAGISFLIYLVCWVLGRRQEVAA; via the coding sequence GTGAACCACCGGCTCACCGACGTCCTGGCCCACCTGCTCGACTTCGACATCACCGCGCACCTGCTCGGGCACGACTTCGTTCGGCAAGCGCTGCTCGCCGCCGTGCTGCTTGGACTGGTGGCCGGGTTGATCGGGCCGTTCATCGTGATGCGTCAGATGTCGTTCGCCGTGCACGGCTCCAGCGAATTGTCCTTGACCGGAGCGGCTTTCGCGCTGTTGGTCGGCGTCGAGGTGGGAGTGGGGGCGCTGATCGGCAGCGCCCTGGCCGCCGCGCTGTTCGGCGTCCTGGGGCGGCGGGCCCGCGAACGTGATTCGGTGATCGGCGTGGTGCTGGCCTTCGGGCTGGGCCTGGCGGTGCTGTTCATCTACCTGTACCCGGGGCGGACCGCGACCAGCTTCGCCCTGCTCACCGGCCAGATTGTCGGCGTCGGCTACACCGGGCTGACCATGCTGGCGCTGGTGTGCCTGGTCGTCATCGCCGTGCTGGCCACCTGTTACCGACCGCTGCTGTTCGCCACGGTCGATCCGGATGTCGCCGCGGCCCGCGGCGTCCCCGTCCGCGCGCTGGGCATCGTGTTCGCCGCGCTCGTCGGGGTGGTGGCCGCCCAGGCCGTGCAGATCGTCGGGGCGCTGCTGGTGATGTCGTTGCTGATCACCCCGGCCGCCGCGGCCGCCCGAGTGGTGGCCTCGCCCGCGGCGGCGATGGTGGCCTCGGTCCTCTTCGCCGAGGTTTCCGCCGTCGGCGGCATCGTGCTGTCGCTGGCGCCCGGTGTCCCGGTGTCGGTCTTCGTCGCAGGCATCTCGTTCCTGATCTATCTGGTCTGCTGGGTGCTGGGGCGCCGGCAGGAAGTCGCCGCCTAA
- a CDS encoding sensor domain-containing protein: MVRRQFPILLQAALCALAAGCTTVVGGSAAPADTRGPLPQAPVAVTALDALLLDARKINDILGAGMRIRYRTQDMWDSSPTFSDSTCLAMAGPAQRIVYADTGWTAVRGERLDDSFDDPEVRNDSVTQAVIAYPAARQANTFYDASVRRWSACANRRFVDHAPGRPEIAWAVADAHKVGGTLSTSEEQEGSADDWRCQRALTVRNNIVVDVAACGSFLSGGAAVDVAQQIAAAVVTR; this comes from the coding sequence GTGGTGCGTAGGCAATTCCCGATCCTCCTGCAGGCAGCGCTGTGCGCCCTGGCGGCCGGCTGCACCACCGTCGTCGGCGGCAGCGCCGCGCCCGCGGACACCCGCGGTCCGTTGCCGCAGGCCCCGGTGGCGGTCACCGCCCTGGACGCGCTGCTGCTCGACGCCAGGAAGATCAACGACATCCTGGGTGCGGGAATGCGGATCCGGTATCGCACGCAGGACATGTGGGACTCGAGCCCGACGTTCAGCGACTCGACCTGCTTGGCGATGGCCGGACCCGCCCAGCGGATCGTGTATGCCGACACCGGCTGGACCGCGGTGCGCGGCGAGCGACTGGACGACAGCTTCGACGACCCCGAGGTGCGCAACGACTCGGTCACCCAGGCCGTGATCGCCTACCCCGCGGCCCGCCAGGCCAACACGTTCTACGACGCCTCGGTCCGGAGATGGTCCGCCTGTGCCAACCGCCGCTTCGTCGACCATGCCCCCGGCCGGCCCGAGATCGCGTGGGCGGTGGCCGATGCCCACAAGGTCGGCGGCACGCTCAGCACGTCTGAAGAGCAGGAAGGCAGCGCGGACGACTGGCGGTGCCAGCGCGCGCTGACCGTCCGCAACAACATCGTCGTCGATGTGGCCGCCTGCGGCTCCTTCCTGTCCGGTGGGGCCGCCGTCGACGTCGCCCAACAGATCGCGGCCGCGGTCGTCACCCGGTAG
- a CDS encoding LamB/YcsF family protein: MARIDLNADLGEGFGVWRLGDDDAMLGIVTSANVACGFHAGDPAGLLRVCRSAAERGVRIGAQVSYRDLAGFGRRFIDVAAEDLAADVAYQIGALQAIARASGSAVSYVKPHGALYNTIVTHRDQAAAVAEAVRMVEPALPVLGMAGSVFFDEAARRGLRTVPEAFADRAYRPDGQLVSRREPGAVLHDPAAIAERVVAMVTSGRVGAVDGTSIAVHVESVCVHGDSPGAVQIAGAVRDRLEAAGVEIGAFG; the protein is encoded by the coding sequence GTGGCCCGCATCGACCTCAACGCCGACCTGGGCGAGGGCTTCGGCGTCTGGCGCCTCGGGGATGACGACGCCATGCTGGGGATCGTCACCAGCGCCAACGTGGCGTGCGGATTCCACGCCGGCGATCCCGCGGGGTTGTTGCGGGTCTGCCGGTCGGCCGCCGAGCGCGGCGTGCGGATCGGGGCGCAGGTGAGCTATCGCGACCTGGCCGGGTTCGGCAGGCGCTTCATCGACGTCGCCGCCGAGGACCTCGCCGCCGACGTGGCGTATCAGATCGGCGCGCTGCAGGCGATCGCGCGCGCGTCGGGTTCGGCGGTGTCCTACGTCAAACCCCATGGCGCGCTGTACAACACGATCGTGACCCATCGTGATCAGGCGGCCGCGGTGGCCGAAGCGGTCCGGATGGTGGAACCGGCGCTGCCGGTGCTGGGCATGGCGGGCTCGGTGTTTTTCGACGAGGCCGCGCGCCGGGGCCTGCGCACGGTGCCCGAGGCGTTCGCCGACCGCGCCTACCGGCCGGACGGCCAGTTGGTGTCTCGCCGCGAACCCGGGGCGGTGCTGCACGACCCGGCGGCGATCGCCGAGCGCGTGGTGGCCATGGTGACCTCCGGGCGGGTCGGTGCCGTCGACGGCACGTCGATCGCGGTGCACGTGGAATCGGTTTGCGTGCACGGTGATTCGCCCGGTGCGGTGCAGATCGCCGGCGCCGTCCGCGACCGGCTCGAGGCCGCCGGCGTCGAGATCGGGGCGTTCGGCTGA
- a CDS encoding MBL fold metallo-hydrolase has protein sequence MRLKLGRPDIGRYADRFDAPAAAPGSPSVTWLGVATLLVDDGSSALLTDGYFSRPSLARVASGKVAPSPARVDGCLARAKVSRLEAVIPVHTHIDHALDSALVADRTGARLVGGRSAANVGRGHGMPDDRLVVAVGGEPITLGPYDVTLVESHHCPPDRFPGTIDAPLTPPVRASAYRCGEAWSTLVHHRPTGRRLLIQGSAGFVEGALAGRRADAVYLSVGQLGLQPRSYVTDYWTETVRAVGARRVLLIHWDDFFRPLSKPLRALPYAGDDLDVSIRVLDELATHDGVALHLPTVWRREDPWA, from the coding sequence ATGCGGCTGAAACTCGGCCGGCCCGACATCGGACGGTACGCGGATCGATTCGACGCGCCCGCCGCCGCGCCTGGGTCCCCGTCGGTGACCTGGCTGGGTGTGGCGACGCTGCTCGTCGACGACGGGTCCTCGGCCCTGCTGACCGACGGCTACTTCTCCCGGCCCAGCCTGGCGCGGGTGGCGTCCGGCAAGGTGGCGCCGTCGCCCGCCCGCGTGGACGGCTGCCTGGCCCGGGCCAAGGTGTCCCGGCTGGAGGCCGTGATTCCGGTGCACACCCACATCGACCACGCGCTGGATTCCGCGCTGGTCGCCGACCGCACCGGCGCCCGGCTGGTCGGCGGCCGCTCGGCGGCCAACGTCGGGCGCGGGCACGGGATGCCCGACGACCGCCTCGTCGTCGCCGTCGGCGGTGAGCCAATCACGTTGGGCCCCTACGACGTGACGCTGGTCGAGTCGCACCACTGCCCGCCGGACCGGTTTCCCGGCACGATCGACGCGCCGCTGACCCCGCCGGTCAGGGCGTCCGCCTACCGCTGCGGCGAGGCCTGGTCGACGCTGGTGCACCATCGGCCCACGGGCCGGCGCCTGCTGATCCAGGGCAGCGCCGGTTTCGTCGAGGGCGCGCTCGCCGGCCGGCGCGCCGACGCGGTCTACCTGTCCGTCGGGCAGCTGGGGCTACAGCCGAGGTCCTACGTGACCGATTACTGGACCGAGACCGTGCGCGCCGTCGGGGCGCGCCGGGTGCTCCTCATTCACTGGGACGACTTCTTCCGCCCGCTGTCAAAACCGCTGCGCGCCCTGCCCTATGCGGGTGACGACCTGGACGTGTCGATCCGCGTCCTCGACGAGCTGGCGACGCACGACGGTGTCGCGCTGCACCTGCCGACGGTGTGGCGGCGCGAGGACCCCTGGGCGTGA
- a CDS encoding SLC13 family permease, whose product MTLTLALALLAAVLAFAVVRPKGLPEAVAAIPAALILIAVGAISVRQAADEVAGLSGVVGFLGAVLVLAKLCDDEGLFEAAGAAIARGRVGSGGLLLRVFAIASLITAVLSLDTAVVLLTPVVLAAVRRLRTPVRPYAYATAHLANGASLLLPVSNLTNLLAFHTAGLSFTRFTLMMALPWAGAVVTLYAVFRWFFAGDLRVQPHPEEPGPAPRPPVFVLVVVGLTLAGFAVAQSIGVAPAWVALAGAAALAVRSLNRGNTSVADIARSVHVSFLVFVLALGVVVRAVMLNGMDRAMSAVLPSGSALPALLAIAAVAAVLANIVNNLPATLVLLPLVAPSGPVAILAVLLGVNIGPNLTYVGSLSNLLWRRVLRQHDVDAGVGEYTRLGLCTVPVSLVVAVVALWASARLLGT is encoded by the coding sequence TTGACCCTCACCCTTGCGCTGGCGCTGCTCGCTGCCGTCCTGGCCTTCGCGGTTGTGCGTCCGAAGGGCCTGCCGGAGGCGGTGGCGGCGATTCCCGCGGCGCTCATCCTGATCGCGGTCGGCGCGATATCGGTGCGCCAGGCGGCCGACGAGGTGGCCGGGCTATCGGGCGTGGTCGGGTTCCTGGGCGCGGTGCTGGTGTTGGCGAAGCTGTGCGACGACGAGGGCCTGTTCGAGGCCGCCGGCGCGGCGATCGCGCGCGGTCGCGTCGGGTCGGGTGGCCTGCTGCTGCGGGTGTTCGCCATCGCCTCCCTGATCACCGCCGTGCTGAGCCTGGACACCGCGGTGGTGTTGCTGACCCCGGTGGTGCTGGCCGCCGTTCGCCGGCTGCGAACCCCGGTGCGGCCGTACGCCTATGCGACCGCGCACCTGGCCAACGGCGCATCCCTGCTGCTGCCGGTGTCCAACCTGACCAACCTGCTGGCGTTTCACACCGCCGGCCTCTCGTTCACGCGGTTCACCCTGATGATGGCCTTGCCGTGGGCGGGCGCGGTGGTCACGCTGTATGCGGTGTTCCGCTGGTTTTTCGCCGGCGACCTGCGCGTGCAGCCGCACCCGGAGGAACCCGGGCCGGCGCCGCGGCCCCCGGTCTTCGTGCTGGTGGTCGTGGGGCTGACGCTGGCCGGCTTCGCGGTGGCCCAGTCCATCGGGGTGGCCCCGGCCTGGGTGGCGCTCGCCGGCGCCGCCGCGCTGGCGGTTCGCAGCCTGAACCGGGGGAACACCTCGGTGGCCGACATCGCGCGCTCGGTGCACGTGTCGTTCCTGGTGTTCGTGCTCGCGCTGGGCGTCGTCGTACGGGCCGTCATGCTCAACGGCATGGACAGGGCCATGTCGGCGGTGCTGCCATCCGGCTCGGCACTGCCGGCGCTGCTCGCCATCGCCGCGGTGGCCGCGGTCCTGGCCAACATCGTGAACAACCTGCCGGCCACCCTGGTGCTGCTGCCACTGGTCGCGCCGAGCGGGCCGGTCGCCATCCTGGCCGTCCTGCTCGGCGTGAACATCGGACCGAACCTGACCTACGTCGGTTCGCTGTCGAACCTGTTGTGGCGGCGCGTGCTTCGCCAGCACGACGTCGATGCCGGGGTGGGGGAATACACCCGCCTCGGGCTGTGCACGGTGCCCGTGTCACTGGTGGTCGCGGTGGTCGCGCTGTGGGCGTCGGCGCGCCTACTCGGCACCTAA